From the genome of Fusarium fujikuroi IMI 58289 draft genome, chromosome FFUJ_chr06:
GCTTTCCATTGCTAAAGATTATGTGCCATGTGGAAAGATTTGATTCATGAATTATTGGCGACAAGTGCTACAAGTTTGCCTTGTTGATTGCCTGCCTGCTTTGGTATCTATAGCATCGCTTCTGTTCCCAATCTCCCTGAGAAATATGCGCATGCATAGGACCGGTGAAGCTCATGTTACATGAGCGCACTCTGGAAGCTGTTCGGTGAATCCCAACCGACTTTTTTTTGTCGTAATCAGCCAAGTTTCCGGTTACAACGCCAGCCTCTCTGAATAGACACCTTTCTACTGGTTATCGAGTTGAAATCTCCCCAGCTAAGTAGGGGCCTAAGTTATCAATGAAGTTTGTGACGTACTTGTCACTTTGTCTTGCATCCTGTCAAAAGCCTGTCAAAAGCCGCAACTAGGACAGAAAACGGTGCCTGTGTCAGTACTGGTAGGACTAACAGAGGGTGTCggttcaacctcaacatcttGGCGATCGAAGCTTCGTCGAAGACACGTATCTGGTGTCTATGCGTATATGTAAGGGTGAGATATTTATATTCCGCAACTCTTGGGCAAGGTAGGTAGAtagctatagtaattatCTATACCATAGATAACGCAAGGGTCTATACATGTTGACTTCATCCTTTCGATGTGCTTTCAGGGATACAGAAACCCATGACTACTCACCTAGTAGGTGGTGGTTGTTAATTCAAGTTGTGTAGCATGAGGATGCACACGGCCACAAGGTCTCCAGCAGCATATCTTGCAGATAGATGTCGGATGAAATATTCATATGTTTGGGTACTATTGTCAGCTTTGACGCTTTGCTTTGTCGTACAGATGTGAGTCTCCACCTCAAACCAAGGTCTGACTGACACTGACCACATTAACGTCATCGGTGACAGCTCTCCATCGACGATGGCGTCGCAAATTGCAAAAATCAAGGACAACTTGTGCACAGAGCCTTGAAATTTATTATCATTTCCAATATTgcttatatttctatttgagataaaatattaagagaaGCCTCAATATTCacagagatatataaaatgcTGTCATCATGACGCCAGCAAGCTTCTTACCTAGATTTTATCTTGATGGAATTCCATTATCGCACTATGATACAATTTTGTACAATTTTTCCAGTAAGGTGATGATGTTAGTGCATATTTATGCCCTGTATGATGGGTCCTCGTAGCGCCCGCCGCGGGGAACTCTGAATTGATGGGCAATATCTCCCAATATGATCCATGAGTTGGGTCTGATCCCGGGCACGAGTGGCTGGCCGGGCTGGCCCCTGAAACGGGATTTGCAGTGGCATTGTATCCAAGCCAGAGCGCTCTGTTGTGTGCTACGGGCCTGGTCTTGCTTGTTCAAAACCGCCACACCATAGTCGTTCCATGCTCTGTCCTAAGGCCCTGATCTAATTGATACAaacgggcaccttcgatacAGTCTGTAAAATCTAAATAGTAGGCTATTCCTAAATTGGCCggttttagtaataaattatatagataagggatttttaatctggttagtatttatataatatacctattttgCTGTAAACTTAATAGGAAAaggttagtaataaatagaacTAAAATAGTAACTTTTTAACTGCTTTTCTACTATTTGCttattttactatttattaaaaataagtatatagttttatttaatttatataaggctataaggctAACCCCTGGctataataatttctaaATGCCTAATAATGCCCCTAACtgtagtaataataataatactattagcttaaataatagatatagtaaggaagaagacctatttattatagggctagctataaagacctttaaattgTAAGggaataaaaaaaggctatatttccttactatttttaattattaagagattatTAATTCTAGCAggttagctataataaaggaattTAGTTAAAAGCTgctaataggctataaaaaaagatttataGAGaagctttaggttataaaggtttaattttattaattagctaactagattaatataaatataaatataaagggATCTAGCcaataaagcttatatttaaagctaataatctttttatatattattaattaaggctatatatagtaggtagcagtatattactttagtatcTCTTAAAGCTCTATATTttagataatagtaataaatcttaaagtatttactaatatctataggatatttattatctaactaaagctaatagAGGTATATtataagcctataattaagcctaaatgttagtatttctttagttatattaatactataaatagtaCTTATATAGTAGTTTAGGTCCTTAAAGAAGGTTAAAggaagtaatataataaaaagtctttaataacttaaaatatcCTTTATACTGTCTGCCTTAATAGGACTTTCTTATATATCCTTACTGGCTATAAgggattaattaataatgcctttttattatagtatacttaattaaagagcttaaaattatatattaatagattcTATATTAGAGATACTGGCTTTAGTGCTTATATAGGACTTTTAGTCCCCTATATTAgtattagatattatcttaataactagaAGGTATTACTAGAAGGACTTTAAAATAAGGAAGaactatataacttatattacttataactgtaaattattattaagctaacCTTTAGTTAGGTAAAGAggaaattttaaataatgcattctttattacttaaatataatatatataaatagatcctaattatatatacctatataggcctatagaatttcctaaagttattaaaagaaaagctggCATTAAATAAGGTATAAGAggaatatttatagttaataattacttagatataaaataatcTCTCTAGTAATCTTAAGgttttaaaagataaaattgCAATAGATTAATAGGAAgagtatttagtatatattaaagaaataaggtaatataataatactattctCTAAAGGAAGTATAAGAagtatcttaataataaggaataaaaggcagtaaggcatttttagcttaaaaggtaatattaaaggAGGTTATTaggtaaaaaataaagctgctaggaagaagctgtaataattataaaaaaccCTGCCTTTTAATCCCTAAATTATGTTTTTTCTagtctatataataggtCAGTTAAGGTTAAATCTCTTAAAATAAGCCCCTTTAGAGAGggattttattattatagtattaagtttttaattaactttagttttactttaaatttcTAAAGTgttatctttagctttagggctatttaaaaatatataaattattaaaagtgcctaataattaattaatcttctggcttaattcctaatagacctctttttaattaatatttagttagtttaataataaccttaatttagaGGTATAGCTATAGAGGGGTAGTTATACTAGCAGGCGGCCgctaaagtaattatattaataaagaaattagctaaattagGGAtttacttctaaattaaattaaattatttatagaagttaaaAAAATTCgaaattttttatatatcttaatttaGGTATAgttaacttatttttaaaattttaaaaaaattaaagctatttatatatttttataatatataataaaaaaatgtAACTTTTAATTAGTCTTATAGGTTAATAGGTCAGTtacttaaagctatataacctaGCTATAGGGGATTTCTAACCCCtttactaattttattagctatattaaaagctttatatctttaaccttataatagaattaagaTACTGTATTTctaatagaataaaagcctttataggaaaataaacttatatatcttattctataagttaaacttactattttatattatttttaaattaatttatagacttctaaatactatatatctagactttaaataaaaaagtctcTCCTTTATCCTTTTGTttagactattataaaagattatatatatactatctctaaGCAGCCAGTTAAAGAAGGTctctatttctcttttatttgCTCTCTCTAAAaacctttactatatatcctGCACTACtgattatatattatctatattaatagatttCTAACTTTTCTcctaacttattattaacttaaagactgcctttttaattaaccCTAcctatagatttatatattaataaggtttttatatatattatagtaactaaaaGTCTTTAGagctattagttattaagtataaaaaataacttaatagtaaGGAAGTTAATTAAGAagtttaagataataatagagTAAGAgttactataactttatagaagGGTAAAGGTAATAGCTAATTAGATAAGTgctattatatagctttataaataaatagctaaCTATAGaatattaggtctttatttatttaaaagtctatttaagacttttttatattattataaagggataataagcctaaagtattaataatcttaagagctataagtctaactttttatatactattaaatgcctattaatataaatctatcttttagAGTCTATTTTACTTAATAGCAGCAGTCCTAATTCTATActtctttacctattaattttaattattattaattatagtaataatatctagcttatagttatagcctatattgcttatcttttttattattataaagaataccttttaattttttagcagtttattaagcttataactaacctttatttagttaaaaatatttaagggatattacttaataagcttatagttaatcttaatataaatagtttttagCAGCTaaacctttttattttttagctttttagctaCTTTCTTTATACTATAGCTCTTAAGGAAATACTCTATTTAGTCTTTAGTTtactatacctttaagttagGATTCTATATACTACTTTAAGGagctctttatattactcttttagatatattttattatactattaaatattaagtaaaaaaagactaatttaatataggctaacttaatagtattttaatcttttctttagccttatttttaCTTACAGTTAAGATCTTTTCTTTAGACTAAGCTAGTAAGGCTATaggttactataataaagtaggtatttttataagttcttaattatataagactataatagtattactaactttaaataattcctaatagttatattgcCTAGCCTCTCCTCTATTAACTGcctttcttattaattaagcccCTAAGACTAACTAGGGCTAGTATAgtaggttatatataacctaatataatagctcttttaTACAAGTAGTGAAGTCACCCAGACcgtatcgaaggtgcccgttcgtaTCAATTAGATCAGGGCCTAAACTCCATATCACCAACATCGTCAGCCTCGCCTTCGCCCCCATTTATCACAAATACCTCTTGCGCCTACCTTATCATATTACTTTCTCGCAGGATGCGCATGCCGGATTGAGCTGTCGATTTGTATAATTCATTAGCACCTTTCCTCCTCCGTCTCGTTGCTATTCTGCTTGTCTGCAGAACCTTTGACCCCGCATCCAGCCATTGCCCATCACGCTCGTTGGTACATGTGGTATTTCCCTACCTTACTTAAGGTACCTACTCAAGGACTGAAACACTTCGTAACTTTTTCTTGATCCCAGCCAGACGCTTCCTCCGGTATGCATACTGCCTTGAAATCACCCTCATATCCTTGAGTGCACTGCATACACCACAATAAGGTCAGAGAAATACATTTCTTATTCTAACAACTTTTGTCCCAGTTATCTATCAAACTTCCAAATTTCGTATGGGCTATACGAGCTTTCATCTTTACCAACTCCCGCCCATTCAGCGAATCTGAGAGCCAAAGGATACCTGAACGAACTTCAACGTGAAGCTTTCCAGGTAGCCATACGGTACTCTGATACGAGGTTCACTCACTGTGGCCACAAGCGTTGCAAAATAACGCAAGACAAGCCCCTTTCAAGGTCATCAATCCTGGCAACAACTTTATCAGAACTTGCGTTTGTTCTGGCTCATTCGTTGCCCCcaggcttttttttttttttttggttgCTCTTCCTTCCCAACTACAAGAGCCCCTAGTCGTTGAGCCGTACTACCTAGAGTCTCAAAGGCCTAGACCGCCCACTACTTGACTCCGTTTAGCTCCAAAAGAATCGCACCATCTATTTCCCCTCCATCGCTCCTTCTTGTACCCATCTCTAATCGATCGCGTCCCGTCTCCCGATCGATAGCTCCCCGCGGTATTGTCAGGATATTCGCCGTTATTTCCACGCTGCTCTGAATTTTCTGACCATTGTTTTCCTTCCTACCACCTCTTATCAAACCCATTCAACGACATAGCCAGAAGAATCAGCCTTTCTGTATTCTGATTTCCATCGACGCACCTCGTACCCGATGTCTGCCTCCGACTCGATCCCGGCCACGCCGGAGGAGTGGAAGGATCTGTCGACACCTGCATCTCCAGGCTCTGAAGATTCGTCAGAACCCAGTACGCCGCTCGAGTCTCCCAGTCATGATAGCCCAAGCGAGCCTCCCCGAAGAGTACCATCTCTGCGCTCCGTCTCCGATCCTCGCAACATGAACCCGAACTCAACCGCCATGGGTGTTTTAGGCATGGCCAGACGGCCTGTACAAACATCCTCGAGTTTTGCTGGAAGTAGTAGTGCCTCAGTGGAAAACAGTATAATGGCCAAAGCCCGAGCACTACATCGACAACGCATGGAGAAGGGCATGTCTCCCGCTGGAAACCCCGGAACACCCTCGGGGTCATCGCCTACAGCCAGCATTGCTAACGGATTCCCTACCAACCTGGGATTACCGCCAAATATGCAACGACCGCATGCACCACATGTCAATTCAGCTCCTGCGATAACGAAGCCCTCGCTGAGCGAGAGAAGGGCCATGGGCGGCGGCATGGGCATGAAGCTGTCTGATATGAGTAGACCCAGCCCTGTCACCGCCTCTGGTAAGAAACGGGGGCCTCCTGGAAAGCTTTCTGATATCACAGGTGATGCGCCGGGTAGTCAACGATCCAACGGAGCAGGTGGTGGTCAGGGGTCCAAAATGGATGACTTCAAGAAATATATCGACACAGAGAAGGGCTGGGTGACATTTGATGGCGCTGCCACAATCACACGGACAGGCGTCAACTTTGCCAATGGCCAAACCTTCAGCATATctcttgatgaggttgaagtcTTGACCGAGCTGGGTAAAGGAAACTACGGAACAGTCTACAAGGTCAAGCATGCCAAGCGAAGAGTCCCTCGCTTCGGACAAGGCCTCTCAAGAAAGCCTCTCCCTGTCCAGTATTCGCAGTCGGACCCTTCTCCCGTTAGATCTGCAGAAGATTCTGCCGAGGGCTTGTCAGAGACGACCGACGGTACAACAGGCACAGTGATGGCGATGAAAGAAATGCGCCTGGAGCTTGACGACGCCAAATTCACAACCATTCTGAAGGAGCTCGTCATCTTACACGAGTGTGTTTCTCCGTATATCATCGAATTTTACGGCGCCTTCTTCCAGGAGGGTGCTGTTTACATGTGCATTGAGTATATGGACGGCGGGTCCATCGATAAGCTGTATAATGGTGGAATTCCGGAGAATGTTCTTCGAAAAATCACATATTCTACCGTGATGGGACTAAAATCACTGAAGGAGGAACACAGCATTATCCATCGCGACGTCAAACCAACAAACATCTTGGTCAATACACGAGGCCAGGTCAAGATTTGCGATTTTGGTGTCAGTGGTAATCTGGTAGCTAGTATAGCGCGAACCAACATCGGCTGCCAGAGCTATATGGCCCCTGAAAGGATCTCTGGTGGCGGATTCGCACAAGCCGGTAACTCTGATGGCTCATACAGCGTTCAAAGCGATGTCTGGAGTTTGGGCCTGACCATCATCGAGTGTGCTAAAGGCGCTTATCCTTACCCACCGGAGGTCTCTTCTACTATTTTCAGCCAACTGAGTGTAAGCGCTCCTTCTTTTGAGTTAAGCCAGTCACGGGTTACTAACATGCTACAGGCTATTGTTGAAGGTGAACCACCTGCAATGCCAGAGGACACTTACTCGGAAATGGCCAAGGATTTTGTGAAGAGCTGTCTTCACAAGATTCCTATGAAGCGGCCAACCTATGCCATGCTATTGAAACATCCGTGGCTCGTCGAATTTACAAAGCCTCAAACAATTacggaagaagctgaggagggTGACGGAGTTGATACGGTCGCGGAAGCTGTTGGTAAAATTAATTTGAACTCATCAACTGCAGATGCTGAAGTGGCAGCTTGGGTCAATGGCGTTCTACAACGAGAGAAAGATGGCCTGAAGGAGGACGGGCTCTTGAAACCAGCACTACACAATGCACCGCTTGATAGCGTCAGTCCTATGTCAAGCCCAAAGGATGCATAAAAGCTTGAAAAGCCGGGGTGGCACTCGGCCATCTAGGAAGCATGCCAACAGAGCAGGTATCTAGTTGGCTACAGGATTATGGATAACAAGCATCTGCTCAACTGATGCGACGGCTCTTTCCAAGGTGTCGacctttcatcatcagcagtaACACAGCACAAAGTCCCAAGGCATCAGCATGTGTTACTTGCATCATTTTGACCTTCTTTTTCTGCATTTTTTGGAGGACACTCCTGTACACGCTTTAGGGTGGGTTTAGACAAATTCGGACCGGGTTTTGGCATTTGTTTTTCGTACGAACAAAACTGGGCGAATGGACCAAGTTGGAAAACGAACCAGGATAGCATGTTGTTGTTTTCATTTCATGTACTCGAACGAAAGGGACAGCGGCGAACAACACAGGATAAAAGAGAGGGCTTTGGAGGTGACTTCGAGCTTCAATCGTTTAACGAGAGTTAGGGTAGGGTGTGATATGCACTTCATGGTTTGGCGAATGGACGAATAACGTCAATGGGTACATGCATAATGATTTAAAGTTATGATATCCGGTACCTCGTGAACTATGCAACGACACCTTGCCCTATCCTCGCTGCGATAATAAGTACTGTTGTGTGACGCCATGAGGCTCCGGGTTGTTAGCTGATAATGTCTACACAATACCTGGTGGAAATATCGAGAAACAGGAACTAGAgtattaaaacttaaaagACGCTTGCATTGTTGTAATATCGTACATTCATAATAACTATTAGACAGTTGATGaaagcaagcttcttgtaGATCCCGCCCTTAACTTCAACATTATGTTTAGAGAAAATCCATTCTCCTCGCCAAACACATCATGAATACAAATCTGCTCAATAGAACAGATCATGGATGGTGAATCAAATATAGACGCGACAAAATTCCAGCATCGCGTGCGAAAAACCATTGAGGGTGTCGTGGATACGATCACTGTGGCTGTTAATGCTCATCCCTCATCGAACTCTGCCAAAATTTGGAGAATCACTGGGACTTGGCCTAGCAGACAGCTGCCGGGTCAAAGTTTAGGAATAGTCATCCTTAACACGGCGGCCCTCATAGCCTCCGCCGTGGCTGCTGCGGACGCTTCGTCTACGGCGCCATGAGCGGCCGCTGTAACCTCCACTTGACGACTTGTCACCGCGCATGCCTAAGCAGAAGAGAATGGTAGCAACGAGCAAAGTGGCCCATGATGCCCACGCAAAACCAAAGGCATAGCGGCCAATGGAGGCCGATCGACCGTCTCGGTGAAAGGCATTGCGAGCGAGAACCCAGGTAGCACTAACGAGAGATGTCAGTAAACAGCTATAGCATCATA
Proteins encoded in this window:
- a CDS encoding related to tyrosine protein kinase of the MAP kinase kinase family produces the protein MSASDSIPATPEEWKDLSTPASPGSEDSSEPSTPLESPSHDSPSEPPRRVPSLRSVSDPRNMNPNSTAMGVLGMARRPVQTSSSFAGSSSASVENSIMAKARALHRQRMEKGMSPAGNPGTPSGSSPTASIANGFPTNLGLPPNMQRPHAPHVNSAPAITKPSLSERRAMGGGMGMKLSDMSRPSPVTASGKKRGPPGKLSDITGDAPGSQRSNGAGGGQGSKMDDFKKYIDTEKGWVTFDGAATITRTGVNFANGQTFSISLDEVEVLTELGKGNYGTVYKVKHAKRRVPRFGQGLSRKPLPVQYSQSDPSPVRSAEDSAEGLSETTDGTTGTVMAMKEMRLELDDAKFTTILKELVILHECVSPYIIEFYGAFFQEGAVYMCIEYMDGGSIDKLYNGGIPENVLRKITYSTVMGLKSLKEEHSIIHRDVKPTNILVNTRGQVKICDFGVSGNLVASIARTNIGCQSYMAPERISGGGFAQAGNSDGSYSVQSDVWSLGLTIIECAKGAYPYPPEVSSTIFSQLSAIVEGEPPAMPEDTYSEMAKDFVKSCLHKIPMKRPTYAMLLKHPWLVEFTKPQTITEEAEEGDGVDTVAEAVGKINLNSSTADAEVAAWVNGVLQREKDGLKEDGLLKPALHNAPLDSVSPMSSPKDA